A stretch of the Lactuca sativa cultivar Salinas chromosome 9, Lsat_Salinas_v11, whole genome shotgun sequence genome encodes the following:
- the LOC111876559 gene encoding protein CHLOROPLAST IMPORT APPARATUS 2, giving the protein MSITYDELNWDHLIEWDEFSINEVDQDQAVCDGEKSANREGSMVNLIGNIKKEIWGYWEEEEVDDDEDQEHNEKKESLYLSLNYQDVMDAWSNRGPCWTDDFAQSTSDNGYIGEVPVMEEARTKREASVLKYKKKRESRLFSRKIRYHVRKLNADKRPRLKGRFVERES; this is encoded by the exons ATGAGTATCACTTATGATGAACTCAATTGGGATCATTTGATCGAATGGGATGAATTTTCAATCAATGAAGTGGATCAAGATCAGGCTGTTTGTGATGGGGAAAAGTCCGCAAATCGGGAGGGTAGTATGGTCAATTTGATTGGAAACATAAAGAAAGAAATTTGGGGATattgggaagaagaagaagtcgatGATGATGAAGATCAAGAGCATAATGAGAAGAAAGAGAGTTTATATTTAAGCTTGAATTATCAAGACGTTATGGATGCCTGGTCGAACCGTGGTCCTTGTTGGACGGATGACTTCGCTCAATCAACCTCTGACAATGGCTAT ATAGGAGAGGTACCGGTGATGGAAGAAGCTCGAACCAAAAGGGAAGCAAGTGTTCTGAAATATAAAAAGAAACGTGAAAGTAGACTCTTTTCTAGAAAGATAAGATATCATGTTCGAAAACTCAATGCTGATAAAAGACCAAGACTCAAG GGAAGATTTGTGGAAAGGGAATCATGA